The window AACATGTCGGAGGGCCAGGCTGACCAGTCTGGCTCCAGGTCACCCGCGGAGCTGTACGAGCTGTAGGACCTGGCTTTGCGTTGGCATGGCTCGTGGTGACAAGAGTGActggcacaggaacaggcaTCCACACCTCCTTCACTGCACCTGTGACACGTGCTCAGCTCATCGTCCTCCGAGACTTCTCTGTCGCTGCTGAAGACCTCTCTGTTCTCACTGTCAGAGTCACTTTCGCTGTCTGGAAAGGTTTCCAGCATTTCCTCATCAGAATGGGCACTGAGGCATTGAAACCTCCACATGGGTAAGTTTTTTATATAATCAGTTGGTATCAGAGGGTGAAGCCAGAGATCGGGGAAGGCCAACCGCTCCAAGAACAAATCCGGGTCTTCATCCCAATCTGAGTCAAAAGGGAAGTGTTGAAAAGAAGCAATGGGATGAAACAGGTAGCTGGTGTACCAGTCCCACAGGCTCGACAGCCACTCCAGATTATTAGCATTTACTTCATCCGTGTTGTTATTGCGCCTTCGCTTCTTCTCAAAGTAATCAATTAGTAAACCGTGGCCAAGGTACGTGCTGAGGAAGAGGGCTGGATGTGAAGAGTAGAACATCCAATCTGCCCTCACCCAAGAAGCCAAAGTAGTTGTGTTTGAGTACCTGAAGAGTTTTAAACTGTACTCATAAAAGCTGTCTAAGTAGGGTAGTTGCAAAAAACCTAACACTGGTAGCCAGGAAATAATTAATAGTGAATTATACGTCCCTAAAGTGCTTATAAGAACCACAAAACGCTTTATAGTGGCGCCTTGTGTAATAAACAGGTCCATCCAAGCCATCAGATTAACCAAAACTAAacttaaaacaaataaatcGTTAACTTCTGGTTGCAACGAGCGCAAAAAGGAATCCATGGCACGAAGTGATATAAATTCACCAGTGTTATTTCCATACCTGTAAATCCCCTCAGGAGTCCTCAGTATGTATGATGGTGTCTTGTAGATACCAATTTCTGCCATGTAACTTTTATTGTCCCAGTTTTCCACATTGACAAAAATAAACTCTACTCTTCCAGTAAACTTTACACTCAGTGCAGAGAAGAAGGCAGGAGGCTGGTCGAGGTTGGCAAACAGATAAATTTTCACCCGGTACTGGTCACTTTTGTTCCattcttcttttaaatgctcAGAGTTGTAGATGGTTTTGATCCGAGAGGCAGCATGGGCTGTGATCCATTTGAAGATGTGCTCCACTTCGATCTTGCGCCCGCTGTATTCCTTCAGCATGACTTTGCCCTTGGAGGTACTGGTTTGTGGAACCGACATAATGAGGGTGGATTTCAGCCAACCCCTCCTCTTGCAGTATCTACAAAGAAAACAGTAGGTTAGATTCCACTTTCATAACCCCAGAACTACATTTCTATTCTAAGCCCAAAAATGAGACATGCTGAGCACCTGGGAACCCTTATAATAGCAGGAAATAAGGGTACCAAATATTCTCCAGAAAAGCATATTTATTCCTACAATATCTATTTTACGAGAATATTGTAGTGATCTGCATTCATAAAACAGGAAGAGTAACAGTGTTAATTTTCACAGGTCATTAAAGTAAACAAAGCCATGTAGCCACTGATGCTTTATAACTGGATTTGAATAATACACAAGCTGACTCTTTGCTTTAAAGCTTTAGTATTAAAAGCTACTTTTCCTTGGCCTTCCAGGCAAGAAGAAAACCACTCCAGTGTAACTCAATATCCCACAGCTTTCTCAGTGCTTCCTTCCATCCTGGTTTTGCCAAACAGCTGTGGGGTAAAGTTGAACAGACACTGGCCTGTTTGAAGTTGCTTTAATGAAGCTGACAGGTGTCCACTTCCTACTGGGACCATCTTGTCAAGATGCAGACAGGCTAAGGGGTGAGGTGAGAGAGCTGGTCACAAAACCAGCAGAACAGGAAGCACACACATGGTGCTGGATGATTTTGGctaaaaaaatacacacactGTCTGGCAGGCAGATGGGATGAACCCCAAATCTATAACTAAAAGGAGAGGCTCTTCATGGCTGAACCCTGAGTCATGGTCCAGAGCACAGTAACTCTCACAAGATCCCTTCTCTCATGCATCTTTCCTACCAATATCACTACACCAAATTATCTAGTCCTGCTTTTAGGAAATATCTGGCAAGCTTCAACAATCAAACTATGTCAGAGCCAACAGGCATGCAATCTCTGAGAACCCTGCACATTGGGACCACCAGCCATCTTACCTAGCTCCTCTGTGGTTTCGCTCTGTCAACATGTATTTAGACAATTACAACTCCCCTTGGGAGGAATCTGAATGCAGCATTTTTAGAAAGAGCCATAAGATATGACCCTGCTAATAAAGGTATCCTGATTACTGCAGCATGTAGTATTCTTCTGAATTTCTGCTGCAACCTGATGAAAACTATTCACAAGGGTTTACTCGATAAAATATgtcttgtattaaaaaaatgaattaatttaagACATGGTATTTGATCAGAACATTAAGGCTACTTAGGAGATATGCAAAGAGAAACACTGCCAAATTTTTAAGATGTTCAAATACAAGATTATTTTGCATAAGCACTACAAAGCCTAAGAATTTCCTCTTATGATTAACACTGAGATTTCTGTAAACATT is drawn from Haemorhous mexicanus isolate bHaeMex1 chromosome 4, bHaeMex1.pri, whole genome shotgun sequence and contains these coding sequences:
- the RNF103 gene encoding E3 ubiquitin-protein ligase RNF103 isoform X1, which produces MWVKLCCLLLYFLALFVLARVFEAVAWYESGFLATQLVDPVALSFRKLRTILECRGLGHSGLPEKKDVRELVEKSGDLMEGELYSALKEEEASESVSSTNFSGEMHFYELVEDTKDGIWLVQVIANDRSPLVGKVHWEKMVKKVSRFGIRTGTFNCSSDPRYCKRRGWLKSTLIMSVPQTSTSKGKVMLKEYSGRKIEVEHIFKWITAHAASRIKTIYNSEHLKEEWNKSDQYRVKIYLFANLDQPPAFFSALSVKFTGRVEFIFVNVENWDNKSYMAEIGIYKTPSYILRTPEGIYRYGNNTGEFISLRAMDSFLRSLQPEVNDLFVLSLVLVNLMAWMDLFITQGATIKRFVVLISTLGTYNSLLIISWLPVLGFLQLPYLDSFYEYSLKLFRYSNTTTLASWVRADWMFYSSHPALFLSTYLGHGLLIDYFEKKRRRNNNTDEVNANNLEWLSSLWDWYTSYLFHPIASFQHFPFDSDWDEDPDLFLERLAFPDLWLHPLIPTDYIKNLPMWRFQCLSAHSDEEMLETFPDSESDSDSENREVFSSDREVSEDDELSTCHRCSEGGVDACSCASHSCHHEPCQRKARSYSSYSSAGDLEPDWSAWPSDMLHCTECVVCLENFAKGCLLMGLPCGHVFHQNCIMKWLAGGRHCCPVCRWASYKKKQPYTHPQPLSSEPPS